The following proteins are encoded in a genomic region of Odontesthes bonariensis isolate fOdoBon6 chromosome 19, fOdoBon6.hap1, whole genome shotgun sequence:
- the LOC142369425 gene encoding uncharacterized protein LOC142369425: MAECEKAFSALTITEEQAEHIERETRLQAKAKLWFSMREGRIIASMFKDSVRTNPASPAKSLIRQICYPETKKIATEATRWGCDNEEQARQCYVELQSKIHTDLKVEQSGLQINPAFPFLGASPDGLVSCACCGDGLLEIKCPFSGKDVGLQAAAENRGFCLQLSNGAYNLQRDHGYYYQVQAQLFVTGKQHCDFVVWCTKEGNQELFIERIAADHQFFSSALAAATTFFKQGILPELLAKAFTSPQILPPPQPIASQATWCYCKATVQTIGMITCHSEQCQIKLFHLKCLGLKNIPKRKWLCHNCRVLASVGKTA; the protein is encoded by the exons ATGGCTGAATGTGAGAAGGCATTCTCTGCACTGACAATTACTGAGGAGCAG GCAGAGCACATTGAGCGGGAGACCAGATTGCAGGCGAAGGCCAAGCTGTGGTTTTCTATGAGGGAGGGCAGGATCATAGCTTCCATGTTCAAGGACTCTGTACGGACCAATCCTGCGAGTCCTGCTAAGAGCCTCATACGCCAGATCTGCTATCCAGAAACCAAAAAAATTGCAACTGAAGCAACACG ATGGGGATGTGACAATGAGGAGCAAGCAAGACAGTGCTACGTGGAGCTGCAAAGCAAGATCCATACAGACCTCAAAGTGGAGCAGTCTGGACTTCAGATCAACCCAGCTTTTCCGTTCCTGGGGGCATCTCCTGATGGCCTCGTTTCCTGTGCTTGCTGTGGTGATGGACTGCTGGAAATAAAGTGTCCTTTCAGTGGCAAGGACGTTGGACTCCAGGCAGCGGCAGAGAACCGGGGCTTCTGCCTGCAACTGAGCAACGGCGCCTACAACCTGCAGCGAGACCACGGGTACTACTACCAGGTACAGGCTCAGTTGTTCGTCACAGGAAAACAGCACTGTGACTTTGTAGTTTGGTGCACCAAGGAGGGAAACCAGGAGCTCTTCATTGAGCGCATTGCCGCGGACCACCAGTTTTTCAGCTCTGCCCTAGCTGCTGCCACCACCTTCTTTAAACAAGGAATTCTTCCAGAGCTGTTAGCCAAGGCTTTTACAAGCCCACAAATCCTACCCCCGCCACAACCAATTGCCTCACAAGCTACATGGTGCTACTGCAAAGCAACAGTGCAGACTATAGGCATGATTACATGCCACTCCGAGCAGTGCCAGATCAAACTATTTCACTTGAAGTGTCTCGGGTTGAAAAATATCCCCAAGAGGAAATGGCTGTGTCACAACTGCAGAGTCTTGGCATCAGTTGGCAAGACGGCGTAA